Proteins encoded by one window of Apus apus isolate bApuApu2 chromosome 15, bApuApu2.pri.cur, whole genome shotgun sequence:
- the STX16 gene encoding syntaxin-16 isoform X3 gives MALVSGISLDPEAAIGVTKRLPPKWVDGADEIQYDIVRVKQKMKELASLHDKHLNRPTLDDSSEEERAIEITTQEITQLFHRCQRAVQVLQSRSRNCTEQEARVLRNVVSSLAQSLQDLSTNFRHAQSDYLKRMKNREERSKHFFDTSVPLMDDGEDDTLYDRGFTDDQLALVEQNTLMVEEREREIRQIVQSISDLNEIFRDLGAMIVEQGTVLDRIDYNVEQSCMKTEEGLKQLHKAEQYQKKNRKMLVILILFVIVIVLIVVLIGVKSH, from the exons ATGGCACTGGTGTCAGGGATAAGTTTAGACCCTGAAGCAGCCATTGGAGTAACAAAACGCTTACCTCCTAAATGGGTTGATGGAGCAGATGAA ATTCAGTATGATATTGTCAGGGTtaaacagaagatgaaagaatTAGCCAGTCTTCATGATAAACATCTGAACAGACCAACGCTGGATGACAGCAGTGAAGAAGAAAGGGCAATAGAAATAACAACGCAAGAGATCACACAG TTATTTCACAGATGCCAGAGAGCAGTCCAGGTCTTGCAGAGCAGGTCACGTAATTGTACAGAACAAGAAGCACGTGTTCTCAGGAATGTAGTGTCTTCCCTAGCACAGTCCCTTCAGGACCTATCCACCAACTTCAGGCATGCACAGTCTGACTATCTCAAAC GCATGAAGAATAGAGAAGAAAGATCCAAACACTTCTTTGACACCTCAGTGCCACTCATGGATGATGGGGAGGATGATACACTTTATGACAGG GGCTTTACAGATGACCAGCTAGCACTGGTGGAGCAAAACACGTTAATGGTGGAAGAGCGGGAACGGGAAATCCGCCAGATTGTGCAGTCAATCTCTGATCTCAATGAAATATTTAGGGATCTGGGAGCAATGATAGTAGAACAG gGAACAGTTCTAGATAGAATTGACTACAATGTTGAACAGTCATGTATGAAAACTGAAGAGGGTCTAAAACAACTACATAAG GCAGAGCAATATCAGAAGAAGAATCGGAAGAtgcttgttattttaattttgtttgttataGTAATTGTCCTTATTGTTGTTCTTATTGGTGTGAAGTCACACTAG
- the STX16 gene encoding syntaxin-16 isoform X2 yields MATRRLTDAFLLLRNNAVQSRQLLAEQLADDRMALVSGISLDPEAAIGVTKRLPPKWVDGADEIQYDIVRVKQKMKELASLHDKHLNRPTLDDSSEEERAIEITTQEITQLFHRCQRAVQVLQSRSRNCTEQEARVLRNVVSSLAQSLQDLSTNFRHAQSDYLKRMKNREERSKHFFDTSVPLMDDGEDDTLYDRGFTDDQLALVEQNTLMVEEREREIRQIVQSISDLNEIFRDLGAMIVEQGTVLDRIDYNVEQSCMKTEEGLKQLHKAEQYQKKNRKMLVILILFVIVIVLIVVLIGVKSH; encoded by the exons ATGGCCACCCGGCGTCTTACGGACGCGTTCTTGTTGTTGCGGAACAACGCGGTGCAGAGCCGGCAGCTGCTGGCCGAGCAA CTTGCAGATGATCGGATGGCACTGGTGTCAGGGATAAGTTTAGACCCTGAAGCAGCCATTGGAGTAACAAAACGCTTACCTCCTAAATGGGTTGATGGAGCAGATGAA ATTCAGTATGATATTGTCAGGGTtaaacagaagatgaaagaatTAGCCAGTCTTCATGATAAACATCTGAACAGACCAACGCTGGATGACAGCAGTGAAGAAGAAAGGGCAATAGAAATAACAACGCAAGAGATCACACAG TTATTTCACAGATGCCAGAGAGCAGTCCAGGTCTTGCAGAGCAGGTCACGTAATTGTACAGAACAAGAAGCACGTGTTCTCAGGAATGTAGTGTCTTCCCTAGCACAGTCCCTTCAGGACCTATCCACCAACTTCAGGCATGCACAGTCTGACTATCTCAAAC GCATGAAGAATAGAGAAGAAAGATCCAAACACTTCTTTGACACCTCAGTGCCACTCATGGATGATGGGGAGGATGATACACTTTATGACAGG GGCTTTACAGATGACCAGCTAGCACTGGTGGAGCAAAACACGTTAATGGTGGAAGAGCGGGAACGGGAAATCCGCCAGATTGTGCAGTCAATCTCTGATCTCAATGAAATATTTAGGGATCTGGGAGCAATGATAGTAGAACAG gGAACAGTTCTAGATAGAATTGACTACAATGTTGAACAGTCATGTATGAAAACTGAAGAGGGTCTAAAACAACTACATAAG GCAGAGCAATATCAGAAGAAGAATCGGAAGAtgcttgttattttaattttgtttgttataGTAATTGTCCTTATTGTTGTTCTTATTGGTGTGAAGTCACACTAG
- the STX16 gene encoding syntaxin-16 isoform X1, with product MATRRLTDAFLLLRNNAVQSRQLLAEQVSSYGSSSLLSSRSMAAALADDRMALVSGISLDPEAAIGVTKRLPPKWVDGADEIQYDIVRVKQKMKELASLHDKHLNRPTLDDSSEEERAIEITTQEITQLFHRCQRAVQVLQSRSRNCTEQEARVLRNVVSSLAQSLQDLSTNFRHAQSDYLKRMKNREERSKHFFDTSVPLMDDGEDDTLYDRGFTDDQLALVEQNTLMVEEREREIRQIVQSISDLNEIFRDLGAMIVEQGTVLDRIDYNVEQSCMKTEEGLKQLHKAEQYQKKNRKMLVILILFVIVIVLIVVLIGVKSH from the exons ATGGCCACCCGGCGTCTTACGGACGCGTTCTTGTTGTTGCGGAACAACGCGGTGCAGAGCCGGCAGCTGCTGGCCGAGCAAGTGAGTAGTTACGGCTCCTCCAGCCTTCTGAGTTCACGTAGCATGGCTGCTGCG CTTGCAGATGATCGGATGGCACTGGTGTCAGGGATAAGTTTAGACCCTGAAGCAGCCATTGGAGTAACAAAACGCTTACCTCCTAAATGGGTTGATGGAGCAGATGAA ATTCAGTATGATATTGTCAGGGTtaaacagaagatgaaagaatTAGCCAGTCTTCATGATAAACATCTGAACAGACCAACGCTGGATGACAGCAGTGAAGAAGAAAGGGCAATAGAAATAACAACGCAAGAGATCACACAG TTATTTCACAGATGCCAGAGAGCAGTCCAGGTCTTGCAGAGCAGGTCACGTAATTGTACAGAACAAGAAGCACGTGTTCTCAGGAATGTAGTGTCTTCCCTAGCACAGTCCCTTCAGGACCTATCCACCAACTTCAGGCATGCACAGTCTGACTATCTCAAAC GCATGAAGAATAGAGAAGAAAGATCCAAACACTTCTTTGACACCTCAGTGCCACTCATGGATGATGGGGAGGATGATACACTTTATGACAGG GGCTTTACAGATGACCAGCTAGCACTGGTGGAGCAAAACACGTTAATGGTGGAAGAGCGGGAACGGGAAATCCGCCAGATTGTGCAGTCAATCTCTGATCTCAATGAAATATTTAGGGATCTGGGAGCAATGATAGTAGAACAG gGAACAGTTCTAGATAGAATTGACTACAATGTTGAACAGTCATGTATGAAAACTGAAGAGGGTCTAAAACAACTACATAAG GCAGAGCAATATCAGAAGAAGAATCGGAAGAtgcttgttattttaattttgtttgttataGTAATTGTCCTTATTGTTGTTCTTATTGGTGTGAAGTCACACTAG